The Sesamum indicum cultivar Zhongzhi No. 13 linkage group LG1, S_indicum_v1.0, whole genome shotgun sequence genome includes a window with the following:
- the LOC105171648 gene encoding synaptotagmin-5, whose translation MGLISGMVMGMLFGIALMAGWKYMMQYRATKRVAKAVDIKLLSSLNREDMKKICGENLPEWISFPVFEQVKWLNKQLGKLWPFVADAAEAVIKESVEPLLEEYRPPGITSLKFSKLSLGTVAPKIEGIRVQSLKEGQITMDIDLRWGGDPSIILAVEAALVASIPIQLKDLKVFTVVRAIFQLADEIPCISAVVVALLAEPKPRIDYTLKAVGGSLTAIPGISDMIDDTVNTIVTDMLQWPHRIVVPIGGIPVDTSELELKPVGKLTVTVIRASDLKNMELIGKSDPYVVVHIRPLFKVKTKVIENNLNPVWNQTFDLIAEDKETQSLILEVFDQDIGQDKRLGIAKLPLIELEAEKSKEIDLRLLPSLDMLKIKDKKDRGTLTIQVLYHEFNKEEQLAALEEEKRILEERKKLKEAGVIGSTMDALDGAASLVGSGVGMVGTGIGAGVGLVGTGLGAGVGIVGSGLGAVGSGLSKAGKFMGRTITGHSSSSKRSGSSTPVNPQENGGAKPL comes from the exons ATGGGGTTGATATCGGGAATGGTGATGGGAATGCTGTTCGGGATCGCATTGATGGCGGGTTGGAAGTACATGATGCAGTATCGGGCCACCAAGCGTGTTGCTAAG GCGGTTGATATTAAACTACTGAGCTCACTGAACAGGGAggatatgaaaaagatatgCGGGGAAAACCTTCCTGAGTGGATATCTTTTCCTGTTTTCGAGCAG GTGAAATGGCTGAATAAACAACTGGGAAAATTGTGGCCATTTGTTGCAGAT GCAGCAGAGGCTGTCATAAAAGAATCTGTTGAACCATTGTTGGAAGAATATCGTCCTCCAGGGATTACTTCTTTGAAATTCAGCAAATTGTCTCTTGGAACTGTGGCTCCTAAAATTGAAG GAATTCGAGTTCAGAGTCTTAAAGAAGGTCAAATCACTATGGATATTGACCTCCGATGGGGTGGTGATCCAAGCATTATACTTGCTGTTGAGGCTGCACTTGTTGCTTCTATACCCATTCAG CTGAAGGATCTTAAAGTTTTTACCGTCGTTCGTGCTATTTTCCAACTTGCAGATGAAATTCCTTGCATATCTGCGGTGGTTGTTGCTCTTCTTGCCGAG CCAAAGCCACGAATTGATTATACTTTGAAGGCTGTTGGTGGAAGTTTAACAGCTATTCCTGGGATTTCTGATATGATTGAT GATACTGTTAATACTATAGTGACGGATATGCTACAATGGCCCCACAGGATTGTTGTTCCCATTGGTGGCATACCTGTGGATACAAG TGAGTTGGAGCTTAAGCCAGTGGGAAAGCTCACAGTAACTGTGATAAGGGCCAGTGACCTTAAAAACATGGAATTGATTGGAAAATCTGATCCCTATGTTGTTGTACACATTCGTCCTCTATTTAAAGTCAAGACAAAGGTCATAGAGAACAATTTGAATCCTGTTTGGAATCAGACATTTGACTTAATCGCAGAAGACAAGGAGACGCAGTCACTCATTCTTGAG GTATTTGATCAAGACATTGGGCAGGACAAGCGATTGGGCATTGCAAAATTACCTCTGATTGAGCTGGAAGCTGAAAAATCAAAGGAAATCGATCTGAGGCTGCTCCCATCACTTGATATgcttaaaattaaagataagaAGGATAGGGGAACTCTGACAATTCAG GTCTTGTATCATGAATTTAACAAGGAAGAGCAGTTGGCTGCccttgaagaagagaagaggatcttggaagaaagaaagaaactgaAAGAGGCAGGAGTAATTGGGAGCACTATGGATGCCCTTGATGGTGCAGCCTCACTTGTCGGTTCTGGGGTTGGTATGGTTGGTACTGGTATTGGTGCTGGAGTGGGACTCGTGGGAACTGGCTTAGGGGCCGGAGTAGGCATTGTTGGGAGTGGTCTTGGAGCTGTTGGTAGCGGTCTGAGCAAAGCCGGAAAGTTCATGGGCAGGACCATCACCGGCCACTCCAGTTCATCTAAGAGGAGTGGATCCTCCACACCGGTGAACCCTCAGGAAAACGGAGGTGCAAAACCACTGTAA